A portion of the Bombina bombina isolate aBomBom1 chromosome 9, aBomBom1.pri, whole genome shotgun sequence genome contains these proteins:
- the SLC18A3 gene encoding vesicular acetylcholine transporter — protein MNNCDIPKEDRMASENSQGTAKSAVEKLSDAMGERTKQIGTAMKEVHHQRRLVLFIVCVALFLDNMLYMVIVPIVPDYIASMREDNKNHMKHSNSSSQNTNKSYIGPQYPVENEDMKIGVLFASKAILQLLVNPLSGTFIDRVGYDIPLFIGLIVMFFSTVIFAFAENYATLFFARSLQGLGSAFADTSGIAMIADKYTEEAERSKALGIALAFISFGSLVAPPFGGILYQFVGKKMPFLVLAGISLIDGILLLVVIKPFANRTRVNMPVGTPIHRLMIDPYIAVVAGALTTCNIPLAFLEPTIANWMKTTMGATEWQMGLTWLPAFFPHVLGVFLTVKLAANYPQYQWFYGAIGMVIIGASSCTVPACRNYGQLIVPLCGICFGIALVDTALLPTLALLVDLRHVSVYGSVYAIADISYSVAYAMGPIVASQIVHTTGFTQLNLGMGLANVLYAPALLLLRNVCQMKPSHSERNILLDEGPKGLYDTIKMEERKAKSHKASHKDGAINSMNNTGEQPGPYMSDEGFSDYEYS, from the coding sequence ATGAATAACTGTGATATACCGAAAGAAGACAGAATGGCTTCAGAAAACTCCCAGGGCACGGCTAAGTCTGCAGTGGAAAAACTCTCTGATGCAATGGGtgaaagaactaagcaaattggcACAGCCATGAAAGAGGTTCACCATCAGAGAAGACTGGTCCTGTTTATTGTGTGTGTTGCACTATTCCTTGATAACATGCTTTATATGGTAATTGTGCCCATCGTACCTGATTACATTGCAAGTATGAGAGAAGATAATAAAAATCACATGAAACATTCAAATTCCAGCtctcaaaatacaaataaatcctatatAGGACCCCAGTACCCTGTAGAGAATGAAGACATGAAGATAGGAGTCCTCTTTGCCTCTAAAGCCATTCTACAGTTATTAGTTAACCCATTGTCTGGGACTTTCATAGACAGGGTGGGCTATGACATTCCTCTTTTTATAGGACTGattgtaatgtttttttctacAGTGATATTTGCATTTGCAGAAAACTATGCCACTTTGTTCTTTGCAAGAAGCCTCCAAGGTTTGGGATCTGCCTTTGCAGACACCTCTGGAATAGCTATGATAGCAGATAAATATACAGAGGAGGCAGAGAGAAGCAAAGCCCTTGGTATTGCCTTGGCGTTTATTTCATTTGGAAGCTTGGTCGCACCCCCTTTTGGAGGAATCCTTTATCAGTTTGTAGGCAAAAAGATGCCCTTCCTAGTCCTTGCTGGTATCTCTTTAATAGATGGTATACTACTTTTAGTAGTCATTAAACCTTTTGCTAATCGAACTAGAGTAAACATGCCAGTGGGCACACCCATCCACAGACTCATGATAGACCCTTACATTGCTGTGGTGGCAGGGGCTCTCACAACCTGTAACATTCCTCTGGCATTTCTTGAGCCCACCATTGCAAATTGGATGAAGACCACAATGGGTGCAACTGAATGGCAAATGGGACTTACATGGCTACCAGCCTTTTTTCCTCATGTCCTTGGTGTTTTTCTAACTGTAAAGCTTGCAGCAAATTATCCTCAGTATCAGTGGTTCTATGGTGCCATAGGCATGGTCATAATAGGTGCAAGTTCTTGCACAGTGCCAGCCTGTAGAAATTATGGACAACTTATTGTACCATTGTGTGGTATCTGCTTTGGAATAGCCCTAGTAGATACTGCCCTTTTGCCAACCCTTGCATTACTTGTAGATCTCCGTCATGTATCAGTCTATGGAAGTGTCTATGCCATAGCTGACATTTCTTACTCAGTGGCTTATGCCATGGGGCCTATAGTTGCCAGTCAGATTGTGCATACTACAGGATTTACTCAGCTTAACCTTGGCATGGGTCTTGCCAATGTCCTCTATGCTCCAGCCCTTCTATTACTTAGGAATGTATGTCAAATGAAACCTTCCCATTCAGAAAGAAATATACTACTAGATGAGGGACCTAAAGGTCTGTATGATACAATTAAAATGGAAGAAAGAAAAGCTAAATCTCACAAAGCCAGTCACAAAGATGGTGCTATAAATAGTATGAACAATACTGGGGAACAGCCAGGTCCATATATGTCTGATGAGGGGTTTTCTGACTATGAATATAGCTAA